A single genomic interval of Myxosarcina sp. GI1 harbors:
- a CDS encoding polyketide synthase, with product MSNLYDVQAERTSVKLMQNFIEYPRYECLHQLFKKQVTKTPDKIAVVLPGTKQIKNKYISYEELERRANILASLLQEQNVRRGTFTAVMMERSIESIVAILGILKAGGVYVPIDPTYPQERLKWMLEDSQSPIILTQSKLIDKLSFARAKIICLERDWGKDLKLNSLIQPFEIESTAPAYINYTSGSTGKPKGVVVPHRGVVRLVFGTNFTPLDGNQILLQLAPISFDAATLEIWGALLHGGCCVLYPDNSLPEPQTLRRVIEENGVTTVWLTAALFNTLITEAPECLQNVKEILTGGEALSVPHIKRAQQLLPNTQLINGYGPTENTTFTCCYRISNPLADSLTSIPIGKAIANTEVYILDEHLQPLPFGEAGELYIGGDGLALGYLNRPELTAERFISHPFSEEPEAKVYKTGDKVRYLKDGNIEFVGRLDNQVKLRGYRIELGEIETTLIQNDVVREAIVICREDNPGNKYLAAYITIAGKSVPNIDKLKEYLYAKLPEYMVPTAIMVIEKIPLTANGKVDRKALPIPQQKSKQIVAATTDTEQKLAQIWREVLELQQVNIEDNFFDLGGTSLLGLQLIARIQKSFGVELRAVKLYQYPSIQKLAAYLIQRSPQKKIQLQQNLANSTKTSEGIAIIGMVGRFPGANNVDEFWNNLCQGRETNTFFSQDQIDSSVDRELLTDPNYVRARGIIEGAELFDASFFNISPREAEVMDPQARVFLELAYEALESAGYSTESFAGKIGLYAGSGQNTYFENHLCGRREIIDRLGAFQTMLANEKDFVTTRISYKLNLTGPSISINTACSTSLVAIIQAFQGLKSHQCDMALAGGISITTPQNRGYLYQEGGMLSPDGHCRPFDANGDGTLFNNGAGIVVLKRVEDALNDDDRIYAVIRGAGMNNDGSDKVSFTAPSVNGQMNAILEAQLSAGIDPTTIDYVETHGTATHLGDPIEIEALTQAFRIQTDAKQFCAIGSVKSNVGHLVAAAGVTGVIKTVLALYNRKIPPSLNFESPNPEIDLENSPFYVNTKLIDWKKSDNPRRAGVSSFGVGGTNAHIIIEEAPFNHLSVISNQLPIRKYQVLVLSGKTETALQQKTEHLKNHLKQHPDINLADVAYTLQRGRQVFNYRRFIVCQQSEAIAALETLSPTQSATRQTDRRKPEIVFMFPGQGSQYVSMGANLYRDEPVFRSVVDRCAEILQSYLDRDLREVLYPKKQTEESAALLKQTVYTQPALFTIEYALAQLWIAWGIEPVATIGHSIGEFVSATLAGVFSLEDALKLVAIRGKMMWNLPSGAMLSVRMSAAEVEPLLTEDLAIAAINGPALCVVSGSHEAATQLQQQLTAKEIVCKPLHTSHAFHSPMMEAIVEPFAETVGTVELSPPQIPFISTVTADWITEERATDPSYWAQHLRATVRFAEGVKTLWQQPERVLLEVGPRTTAATLARQQAKDLKQQIAISSLGSQTEDDSEWFAIMQAIGQLWLSGVAIDWQSFYANKKCSRLPLPTYPFERQRYWIDPLPANRECKSNSHKSTENTVKENLINTQIKETIYMSDRKQRLIPILKEVLEATSGLELAAVDNDLTFLEIGLDSLSLTQVAIALKKKFKVKIAFRNLLEDYPNLDTLAEFLDKTLPADALPAPAAVEAIASKPSPVSFMSQSPEPSNGSNGHSISIQSQSKVSPVSGGLEALVAQQLQIMNQQLELLRQGGASVTPNNTPLQATAVNVSANVPSSFQPNSESTKPQKIHGPGAKIQKSQDTTLSSEQQKALERFISRYTVKTQESKRQTQEHRPYLSDPRTVSGFSPLLKEIVYPIVTDRSAGSRLWDVDGNEYIDLTNGFGLNFFGWSPEFIKQAVIAQMDKGIEIGPQTPLAGRVAKMVSEFTGMERVAFCNTGSEAVMAALRLARTVTGRNTVAIFNGGYHGTFDEVIVRSGANLKSLPAAPGIMASMFENILVLDYGTDESLQILRDRAEDLAAIMVEPVQSRRPGLQPVEFLRDIRALTEKSETAFIFDEVVTGFRVHPGGAQAYFNIRADLATYGKVVGGGIPIGIVAGKAEYMDALDGGYWQFGDNSIPEVGVTFFAGTFVRHPMALAAAEAVLLKLKEGGVDLQQSLSVKVEKFVKNLRQHFERVGAPINIDYFSSFFYVTYPHEVAYGSLLFYLLREKGIHIWEYRPCFFTLAHTDEDIEFVTRAFKDSIAELQGMGLLPGKANQTNGKLDRNSPPQPGARLGKDPQGNPAWFIPDPERPGKYLQVCNV from the coding sequence ATGAGTAATTTGTACGATGTACAAGCAGAACGAACATCAGTGAAGTTAATGCAAAACTTTATTGAATATCCTCGATATGAATGTCTTCACCAGTTATTTAAAAAGCAGGTAACAAAAACACCAGACAAAATCGCTGTTGTATTACCAGGTACCAAACAAATAAAAAATAAGTACATAAGTTATGAGGAACTCGAACGCCGCGCTAATATTTTAGCTAGTCTTTTACAAGAACAAAACGTAAGGCGCGGAACTTTTACTGCTGTAATGATGGAGCGTTCGATTGAGTCGATTGTTGCTATTTTGGGTATTCTCAAAGCAGGAGGAGTTTACGTTCCAATAGACCCTACTTATCCTCAAGAACGTTTGAAGTGGATGTTAGAGGATAGTCAATCTCCCATTATCTTAACTCAGTCAAAGCTTATTGACAAGCTTTCATTCGCTAGAGCAAAAATTATTTGTTTAGAACGAGATTGGGGCAAAGATTTGAAATTAAATTCATTAATTCAACCCTTTGAAATAGAGTCTACCGCTCCCGCGTACATTAACTACACTTCTGGTTCGACGGGAAAACCTAAAGGGGTTGTAGTTCCTCATCGTGGTGTAGTGAGACTGGTTTTTGGAACCAATTTTACGCCGCTAGATGGAAATCAAATTTTGTTACAGCTCGCACCAATTTCTTTCGATGCTGCTACTTTAGAAATTTGGGGAGCATTGCTACACGGAGGCTGTTGCGTATTATATCCAGACAATAGCTTACCAGAACCCCAAACTTTGCGTAGAGTAATTGAAGAAAATGGCGTAACTACCGTTTGGTTGACGGCTGCTTTATTTAATACTCTCATTACCGAAGCACCAGAGTGTTTGCAAAATGTCAAAGAAATTCTTACGGGTGGAGAAGCCTTATCCGTACCTCATATAAAAAGAGCACAACAACTATTACCCAATACCCAATTAATTAATGGTTACGGTCCAACAGAAAACACGACCTTCACCTGTTGCTATCGCATTTCCAATCCTCTAGCTGATAGCTTAACTTCAATTCCTATTGGCAAGGCGATCGCCAATACTGAGGTTTACATTTTAGATGAACATTTACAACCCTTGCCTTTCGGGGAAGCAGGAGAATTATACATTGGGGGTGATGGATTAGCACTAGGCTATCTCAATCGCCCCGAACTAACAGCAGAAAGATTTATTTCTCATCCTTTTAGCGAAGAGCCCGAAGCTAAAGTTTACAAAACAGGCGATAAAGTACGCTATCTAAAAGATGGCAATATTGAATTTGTAGGTCGTTTGGATAATCAAGTCAAGCTGAGAGGTTATCGCATCGAACTGGGTGAAATTGAAACGACTTTAATTCAAAACGATGTGGTTAGAGAAGCTATAGTTATTTGTCGAGAAGATAATCCAGGCAACAAGTATTTAGCTGCTTACATCACGATAGCAGGCAAGTCAGTACCAAATATCGACAAACTAAAAGAGTATTTATACGCCAAACTACCAGAATATATGGTTCCTACAGCCATTATGGTAATTGAAAAAATTCCTTTGACGGCTAATGGCAAGGTAGATCGTAAAGCTTTACCAATACCCCAACAGAAATCTAAACAAATAGTTGCTGCGACAACAGACACCGAACAAAAACTGGCTCAAATTTGGCGTGAAGTTTTGGAATTGCAACAAGTAAATATTGAAGACAATTTCTTTGATTTGGGTGGTACTTCTTTACTGGGATTACAATTAATTGCTCGAATTCAAAAAAGCTTTGGAGTAGAATTACGAGCAGTTAAACTCTATCAATATCCCAGTATTCAAAAACTAGCTGCTTATTTAATACAGAGATCGCCACAAAAGAAAATTCAGCTACAGCAAAACCTTGCTAATTCGACTAAAACTTCCGAAGGTATTGCCATTATAGGGATGGTGGGTAGATTCCCTGGTGCAAATAATGTCGATGAATTTTGGAATAATCTCTGTCAGGGTAGAGAAACTAATACCTTTTTTAGCCAAGACCAAATCGATTCTAGTGTAGATAGAGAATTATTAACAGACCCTAATTACGTTCGCGCTAGAGGAATAATTGAAGGTGCAGAATTATTCGATGCCAGCTTTTTTAATATTTCGCCGAGAGAAGCTGAAGTAATGGATCCTCAGGCAAGGGTGTTTTTAGAACTTGCTTATGAAGCCTTGGAAAGTGCGGGGTATAGCACAGAATCTTTTGCTGGCAAAATTGGATTGTATGCAGGATCGGGTCAAAATACTTATTTTGAAAATCATCTTTGTGGCAGAAGAGAAATAATCGACCGCCTGGGTGCTTTTCAAACCATGTTAGCTAACGAAAAAGACTTTGTTACCACTCGTATTTCATATAAGCTCAATTTAACTGGACCTAGCATTAGTATCAATACTGCTTGTTCGACTTCTTTAGTGGCAATTATTCAAGCTTTTCAGGGGTTAAAAAGTCATCAGTGTGACATGGCACTAGCAGGAGGTATTTCTATCACGACTCCCCAAAATCGGGGCTATTTGTATCAAGAAGGAGGTATGCTTTCTCCCGACGGACACTGTCGCCCCTTTGATGCCAATGGTGATGGCACTTTATTTAATAACGGAGCGGGAATCGTCGTTTTAAAAAGAGTCGAAGATGCTTTAAATGATGACGATCGCATTTATGCTGTAATTCGTGGAGCTGGCATGAATAACGATGGCTCGGATAAAGTTAGTTTTACTGCACCGAGTGTTAATGGTCAAATGAATGCCATTTTAGAAGCTCAGCTCAGTGCGGGAATCGATCCTACAACCATTGATTATGTTGAAACTCATGGTACGGCAACTCATTTAGGCGATCCTATCGAAATAGAAGCTTTAACTCAAGCTTTCCGTATTCAAACTGATGCCAAACAATTCTGTGCGATAGGTTCGGTAAAAAGTAATGTCGGACATTTAGTAGCAGCAGCAGGAGTTACGGGTGTAATTAAAACTGTTTTGGCTCTTTACAATCGAAAAATTCCACCCAGTCTAAACTTTGAATCTCCCAATCCAGAAATTGACTTAGAGAATAGTCCTTTTTACGTCAATACCAAATTAATAGATTGGAAAAAATCTGATAATCCGCGTCGGGCTGGCGTTAGTTCGTTTGGAGTGGGTGGGACGAATGCTCACATCATTATAGAAGAAGCACCCTTTAATCATTTATCAGTTATTAGTAATCAGTTACCAATAAGAAAGTATCAAGTTTTAGTACTTTCGGGAAAAACTGAAACTGCACTTCAGCAGAAAACCGAACACTTAAAAAATCATCTAAAACAACACCCAGATATCAATTTAGCGGACGTGGCTTATACGCTGCAACGAGGAAGACAGGTTTTTAATTATCGACGATTTATTGTCTGTCAGCAATCTGAAGCGATCGCAGCTCTTGAAACTTTATCGCCAACTCAAAGTGCTACTCGTCAGACAGACAGACGTAAACCCGAAATAGTTTTTATGTTTCCAGGACAGGGTTCGCAGTATGTAAGTATGGGTGCCAATCTGTATCGAGATGAACCCGTATTTCGTAGCGTAGTCGATCGCTGTGCTGAGATTTTGCAATCTTATTTAGATAGAGATTTACGCGAAGTTCTGTATCCTAAAAAACAAACTGAAGAATCGGCAGCTTTACTCAAACAAACAGTTTATACTCAACCTGCCCTGTTTACCATTGAATATGCTCTGGCGCAACTATGGATCGCCTGGGGGATCGAACCAGTAGCAACCATCGGACATAGTATTGGTGAATTTGTTTCGGCAACTCTAGCAGGAGTATTTTCTTTAGAGGATGCACTGAAGCTAGTAGCAATTAGAGGCAAAATGATGTGGAATTTGCCTTCTGGGGCGATGCTATCGGTGAGGATGTCGGCGGCAGAAGTAGAACCTTTATTAACTGAAGATTTAGCGATCGCGGCGATAAACGGACCAGCTTTGTGTGTGGTTTCTGGTTCTCACGAAGCTGCTACCCAACTACAGCAACAACTAACAGCTAAAGAAATTGTTTGTAAACCCCTGCATACTTCTCATGCTTTTCATTCTCCAATGATGGAGGCGATCGTAGAACCTTTTGCCGAAACCGTAGGTACAGTTGAACTATCGCCGCCGCAAATTCCATTTATTTCTACAGTTACAGCAGATTGGATTACAGAAGAACGAGCCACAGATCCTTCGTACTGGGCACAGCATCTCAGGGCAACGGTTCGATTTGCCGAAGGCGTAAAAACTTTATGGCAACAACCAGAACGAGTATTGTTAGAAGTGGGGCCACGTACTACAGCTGCAACTTTAGCCCGTCAACAAGCTAAAGATTTAAAGCAACAGATTGCTATTTCTTCTCTAGGTAGTCAAACCGAAGACGATTCAGAATGGTTCGCTATTATGCAGGCAATTGGACAGTTGTGGTTATCGGGAGTAGCAATTGACTGGCAGAGTTTCTATGCCAATAAAAAATGCAGTCGTCTTCCGTTGCCAACTTATCCTTTCGAACGGCAACGTTATTGGATCGACCCGCTTCCAGCTAATAGAGAATGCAAAAGTAACTCCCACAAGTCTACAGAAAACACTGTTAAAGAAAATCTTATTAACACACAAATAAAAGAAACTATTTATATGTCTGACCGCAAACAACGTCTGATTCCAATTTTAAAAGAAGTTTTAGAAGCAACATCTGGTTTAGAACTTGCTGCTGTGGACAACGATCTTACCTTTTTAGAGATAGGTTTAGATTCTCTGTCTCTAACTCAAGTCGCGATCGCACTTAAGAAAAAATTTAAAGTCAAAATTGCCTTTCGTAATCTATTAGAAGATTATCCCAATCTAGACACTCTAGCAGAATTTTTAGACAAAACCCTGCCAGCAGATGCATTACCAGCACCAGCAGCGGTAGAAGCTATAGCCTCTAAACCTTCACCAGTATCCTTTATGAGCCAATCACCCGAACCGAGCAATGGCAGCAATGGTCATAGTATTTCCATTCAGTCACAGTCAAAGGTTAGTCCTGTATCAGGCGGACTGGAAGCTTTAGTCGCTCAACAGCTACAAATTATGAATCAGCAGTTAGAACTGCTGCGTCAAGGAGGTGCATCGGTAACACCCAACAATACTCCCCTACAAGCTACCGCTGTAAATGTATCGGCTAATGTTCCTTCTTCATTTCAGCCAAATTCCGAGTCTACCAAACCACAAAAAATACACGGTCCTGGGGCTAAAATTCAAAAATCACAGGATACAACTTTAAGTTCCGAACAACAAAAAGCATTAGAGCGTTTTATTTCTCGTTACACCGTTAAAACTCAAGAATCTAAACGTCAAACCCAAGAACACCGCCCCTACTTATCAGATCCTCGGACAGTTTCAGGCTTTAGCCCCCTTTTAAAAGAAATAGTATATCCTATTGTTACAGACCGCTCTGCTGGTTCTCGTCTTTGGGATGTCGATGGTAACGAATATATCGATCTTACCAATGGTTTTGGACTCAATTTTTTTGGTTGGTCACCCGAATTTATCAAACAAGCAGTAATCGCTCAGATGGATAAGGGAATTGAAATTGGTCCTCAAACTCCCTTAGCAGGTAGAGTTGCCAAAATGGTAAGCGAATTTACTGGTATGGAACGGGTTGCCTTCTGTAATACAGGATCGGAAGCAGTTATGGCAGCCTTACGCTTGGCTCGAACAGTTACAGGGCGTAATACAGTAGCCATTTTTAATGGCGGTTATCACGGTACCTTTGATGAAGTAATTGTTCGTAGTGGTGCTAATCTCAAGTCTTTACCTGCTGCACCTGGGATTATGGCTTCGATGTTTGAGAACATTTTAGTGCTAGATTACGGTACTGATGAATCCTTGCAAATCCTGCGCGATCGCGCCGAAGATCTAGCAGCGATTATGGTCGAACCAGTTCAGAGTCGCAGACCAGGATTGCAGCCAGTAGAATTCTTGCGAGATATCAGAGCATTAACTGAAAAATCGGAAACGGCGTTTATTTTTGACGAAGTAGTCACGGGATTCCGCGTTCATCCAGGCGGAGCGCAGGCTTACTTTAATATTCGCGCAGATTTAGCGACCTATGGCAAAGTAGTTGGCGGTGGCATACCGATTGGCATTGTGGCAGGTAAAGCTGAATACATGGATGCTTTGGATGGAGGTTACTGGCAATTTGGCGACAATTCTATTCCCGAAGTAGGTGTTACTTTCTTTGCAGGTACTTTTGTCCGCCACCCGATGGCACTGGCAGCAGCAGAAGCGGTTTTACTGAAACTTAAAGAAGGCGGAGTAGATCTACAACAATCTCTCAGTGTCAAAGTCGAAAAGTTTGTCAAAAACTTAAGGCAACATTTCGAGCGTGTAGGCGCACCAATTAATATCGACTATTTTAGTTCTTTCTTCTATGTTACCTATCCCCATGAAGTAGCTTACGGCAGTTTACTGTTTTATTTACTGCGGGAAAAAGGAATTCACATTTGGGAATATCGTCCTTGTTTCTTTACTCTGGCACATACCGATGAAGATATTGAGTTTGTAACCAGAGCATTTAAAGATAGCATTGCCGAACTACAAGGAATGGGTTTGTTGCCTGGAAAAGCCAATCAAACCAATGGCAAGCTCGACAGAAATAGTCCTCCTCAACCTGGTGCGAGATTGGGTAAAGATCCTCAAGGTAATCCCGCTTGGTTTATTCCCGATCCAGAAAGACCTGGAAAATACTTACAAGTATGCAATGTTTAA
- a CDS encoding glycosyltransferase family 8 protein: METSNFLNETALSTDETEPIVVVCAADNNYAMPLAVTIRSAMENFNSSRQLLWFVMDGGITKRNKNRILKSLKSEMFTSGQFEIRWLPKPEVFDNDVVLSDRLPSCQSLPNAAFYRLVLPEVLPKQFRKAIYIDCDIAINASLKKLWEINIEDYYLLAAKNINSHTISHPEAGLLNWRELGFSPDDKKFMSGVLVFNLEKWRANNMCTKALDYLEHNMHYIRWHDSDVLHAIVKNQWGAVDGKWNFYKGRPLTKEEVDSAFIIHYISPAKPWIAIEKTNENNLFFHYLRMTDWSGYKHTIPQRLWRRLKRENKKIRSKLR, from the coding sequence ATGGAAACTAGCAATTTCTTAAATGAAACAGCATTATCTACTGACGAAACAGAACCAATTGTAGTTGTCTGTGCTGCCGATAATAACTATGCTATGCCTCTTGCTGTAACTATACGTTCGGCAATGGAAAACTTTAATAGTAGTCGCCAACTTTTGTGGTTTGTTATGGATGGAGGAATTACCAAACGCAATAAAAATAGAATTTTAAAATCTTTAAAATCGGAAATGTTTACTTCAGGGCAATTTGAGATTAGATGGCTACCTAAACCAGAAGTTTTTGATAATGACGTTGTTTTGTCAGATCGCCTGCCGAGTTGTCAATCTCTTCCCAATGCTGCGTTTTACAGATTAGTACTTCCCGAAGTCCTACCAAAACAATTTAGAAAAGCAATTTACATTGATTGTGATATAGCTATTAATGCAAGCTTGAAAAAACTTTGGGAAATAAACATTGAAGATTATTACCTCTTAGCAGCAAAAAATATCAACTCTCATACTATTTCTCATCCTGAAGCCGGTTTATTGAACTGGAGGGAATTAGGATTTTCTCCAGACGATAAAAAATTTATGTCAGGAGTGTTGGTTTTTAATCTCGAAAAGTGGCGAGCTAACAATATGTGTACTAAAGCACTAGATTACCTTGAACATAATATGCATTATATTCGGTGGCATGATAGTGATGTTTTGCATGCAATCGTAAAAAATCAGTGGGGAGCAGTGGATGGAAAATGGAATTTTTATAAAGGTAGACCGCTGACTAAAGAAGAAGTAGATAGTGCATTTATTATTCACTATATATCCCCAGCAAAACCTTGGATAGCGATTGAGAAAACTAACGAAAACAATCTTTTCTTTCATTATCTTAGGATGACAGATTGGTCTGGATACAAACACACTATTCCTCAAAGATTATGGCGCAGGCTCAAGCGAGAAAACAAAAAAATTCGCTCTAAACTTCGATAA
- a CDS encoding non-ribosomal peptide synthetase, with protein MTSYSSNLITTANKAVDFDPFAEGEVLLTALATESQKEIWASVQIGSKANCAYNESVSLRLTGELNLKALKKSFQQLVERHEALRTTFSPDGSNLCITDFSEIDTSLIDLCQLSESELQQQIAKLRQQSVEEPFDLEHGALFRVQILRVKPQEHLIILSAHHIICDGWSWAVLITDLGKIYSALKQGTIAELEASDRFSDYALMLEETADDPETIATEKYWVQQFSGSAPIVDFPTDRPRPPLRTFDSKREDWQISETLVTDLKQLGAKFGCSFMTTLLSGFEVFLYRLTGQVDLVVGISAAGQAATGNYNLVGHCVNLLPLRTQINSQESFSDYLQKRKTRVLDAYDHQQFTFGSLLQKLALPRDPSRIPLVPIIFNIDQGLDSNALNFDGLKVEFFSNPRAYENFEIFINATELQGKLTLECQYNTNLFDRETICRRLAEFETLLTNIVANADEIVANIGLLPETERQLLERWNQTETNYPQSCIHQLVEAQVARTPEKIAVVFEDKQITYRELNEKADCLAAYLSGLGVQPEVKVGICVERSLEMVIGLLGILKAGGAYVPIDPAYPVERIAFLLEDARVPVLVTQASLISALPEHTATVVCMDSDWETIASSQVSGSVEVKPNNLAYVIYTSGSTGKPKGVLIPHKNAVNLLHAIQEKPGLAAEDVLLSVTTIAFDIAISEIFLPLSVGAKLVIVSQQIAADGDRLLQILNACQATFMQPTPITWRLLLEAGWQGSSNLKMISTGEALPRELANRLLPMGKELWNLYGPTETTIWSTGCRVESGDEAIAIGYPVANTKIYILDANLQQVPIGVPGELYIGGAGVARGYLNRLKLTTEKFIANPFSADSENKLYKTGDLARFLPNGQVECLGRIDYQVKVRGFRIELGEIESVMAQFLTLKEAVAIVREDVPEEKLLVGYFVAATDNLEAANQSIPELRLFLKARLPDYMVPTQFMALDAMPLTPNGKVDRKALPKPDNYRADLAANYVAPRNELELQIADIWAEVLKVERVGVHDNFFELGGYSLLAIQIVSRLRQNLQIEILLPNLFELPTVADLATRISTLRWAASSQLFSTEEVDDDYEEGEL; from the coding sequence ATGACTTCATACTCATCAAATTTAATAACGACTGCTAACAAAGCAGTAGATTTCGATCCCTTTGCCGAAGGCGAAGTTTTATTAACTGCTTTAGCAACTGAGTCTCAAAAAGAAATTTGGGCATCGGTACAAATTGGTAGCAAGGCTAATTGTGCCTACAATGAATCTGTCTCGCTGCGGTTAACAGGCGAACTAAATTTAAAAGCTTTAAAAAAGTCATTTCAACAGCTAGTTGAAAGACACGAGGCGTTGAGAACTACTTTTAGTCCAGATGGCAGTAACCTTTGTATTACAGATTTTTCAGAAATAGACACTTCTTTAATAGATTTGTGTCAATTGAGCGAATCAGAACTACAACAGCAGATTGCTAAACTACGTCAACAGTCAGTAGAAGAACCATTTGACTTAGAACACGGAGCCTTATTTCGCGTTCAAATATTACGGGTAAAACCCCAAGAGCATTTAATTATATTAAGCGCGCATCATATTATTTGTGATGGCTGGTCTTGGGCGGTATTAATTACCGACTTGGGTAAAATATATTCGGCATTAAAACAAGGCACTATAGCCGAACTAGAAGCTAGCGATCGCTTCAGCGATTATGCTCTAATGCTAGAGGAAACTGCAGATGACCCAGAAACTATTGCGACAGAAAAATATTGGGTACAACAATTTTCTGGCTCTGCTCCTATTGTAGATTTTCCTACAGATCGTCCCCGCCCGCCTCTGCGGACTTTTGATTCTAAGAGAGAAGATTGGCAAATTTCAGAAACTTTAGTTACCGATCTCAAACAACTAGGAGCAAAATTTGGGTGCAGCTTCATGACCACGCTGTTATCTGGTTTTGAAGTTTTTCTATATCGTTTGACGGGACAAGTAGATTTGGTTGTGGGTATTTCCGCAGCGGGACAGGCAGCAACAGGTAATTATAATTTGGTAGGGCATTGTGTAAATTTATTGCCCCTACGTACTCAAATAAATTCTCAAGAATCTTTTAGTGATTATTTGCAAAAGCGTAAAACAAGAGTTTTAGACGCTTATGACCATCAACAATTTACTTTTGGTAGTTTACTGCAAAAACTAGCTTTACCCCGCGATCCGAGCCGTATTCCTCTAGTTCCCATTATTTTTAATATCGACCAAGGATTAGATAGTAATGCCTTAAATTTTGATGGACTGAAAGTAGAATTCTTTTCTAATCCTCGTGCTTATGAAAACTTTGAAATATTTATTAATGCTACTGAATTACAGGGAAAATTAACTTTAGAGTGTCAATATAATACAAATTTGTTTGATCGCGAAACTATTTGTCGTCGTTTGGCAGAATTTGAAACTTTATTAACCAATATTGTAGCCAATGCCGATGAGATAGTTGCCAATATTGGATTATTACCAGAAACAGAAAGGCAGTTACTAGAACGGTGGAATCAGACTGAAACAAATTATCCACAAAGTTGTATTCATCAATTAGTAGAAGCTCAAGTAGCCAGAACTCCAGAAAAAATTGCGGTTGTTTTTGAAGATAAACAAATTACCTATAGAGAACTAAACGAAAAAGCGGATTGCTTGGCTGCTTACTTGAGCGGTTTGGGTGTGCAACCAGAAGTTAAGGTAGGCATTTGCGTGGAGCGCTCGCTAGAGATGGTAATTGGGTTACTAGGCATTCTCAAAGCAGGTGGTGCATATGTTCCTATCGATCCTGCCTATCCTGTCGAACGTATCGCTTTTTTACTAGAAGATGCTAGAGTTCCCGTTTTAGTCACCCAGGCTTCTTTGATTTCTGCTCTTCCAGAACATACAGCTACAGTTGTTTGTATGGATTCCGATTGGGAAACTATCGCTAGTAGCCAAGTATCTGGTTCTGTTGAGGTTAAACCTAATAATTTAGCCTACGTTATTTATACTTCAGGTTCGACAGGCAAACCCAAAGGGGTATTAATTCCTCACAAAAATGCGGTCAATCTTTTACATGCAATTCAAGAAAAACCAGGACTGGCAGCAGAAGATGTTTTGCTTTCGGTCACTACTATTGCCTTTGATATTGCTATATCAGAAATTTTCTTGCCTCTATCTGTAGGAGCTAAATTAGTTATAGTCAGCCAACAAATTGCTGCCGATGGCGATCGCTTGCTACAAATTTTAAATGCTTGTCAGGCAACCTTTATGCAGCCTACCCCAATCACTTGGCGATTGTTGTTAGAGGCTGGATGGCAGGGAAGTTCAAACTTAAAAATGATTTCCACTGGAGAAGCTTTACCTAGAGAGCTAGCCAATCGATTATTACCGATGGGAAAAGAGCTTTGGAATCTTTATGGCCCTACAGAAACAACCATTTGGTCTACTGGTTGTCGGGTAGAATCAGGAGATGAAGCGATCGCTATCGGATATCCAGTTGCCAATACAAAAATATATATTTTAGATGCAAACTTACAACAAGTTCCCATTGGCGTTCCTGGAGAACTATATATTGGTGGAGCGGGGGTAGCCAGAGGATATCTCAACCGTCTCAAACTTACCACAGAAAAGTTTATTGCTAATCCTTTTAGTGCAGATAGTGAAAACAAACTATACAAAACTGGCGACTTAGCTAGATTCTTACCCAATGGACAGGTTGAGTGTTTGGGAAGAATTGACTATCAGGTAAAAGTAAGAGGATTTCGGATCGAATTAGGCGAGATCGAATCTGTTATGGCGCAATTCCTTACGCTTAAAGAAGCAGTGGCAATCGTGCGCGAAGATGTTCCAGAAGAAAAATTGTTGGTAGGCTATTTTGTCGCCGCTACAGATAATCTTGAGGCAGCTAACCAATCTATTCCCGAATTACGACTGTTTTTAAAAGCAAGATTGCCTGATTACATGGTGCCAACACAGTTTATGGCGTTAGATGCCATGCCACTAACTCCTAATGGCAAAGTCGATCGCAAAGCTTTACCAAAACCCGATAATTATCGAGCAGATTTAGCAGCTAATTATGTCGCTCCTCGCAACGAACTAGAATTACAAATTGCCGACATTTGGGCTGAAGTTCTTAAGGTAGAACGAGTTGGAGTTCATGATAATTTTTTTGAATTGGGTGGTTACTCTCTCTTAGCAATTCAAATTGTCTCTCGCTTGCGACAAAATTTGCAAATTGAAATTCTTTTACCCAATTTATTTGAATTACCTACAGTAGCAGATTTAGCTACGCGAATTTCTACTTTGCGTTGGGCTGCTTCTAGCCAATTATTTAGCACGGAGGAAGTAGATGATGATTACGAAGAAGGAGAACTGTAG